The Paenibacillus sp. FSL R7-0204 genome includes a region encoding these proteins:
- a CDS encoding SCO family protein → MQTLKRYKWTWLLLLLAVIMAVYLAVKSFEFGGEKLPVIGQVQDFSLENVDGKQISLADTAGTARLVYFFFTVCPDVCPITTYMLSETQDILVKDGSFGKDVEFVSISFDPKNDTREAIKAFADKFHADYSGWYFLRGDQEQVRKLAAESFKVLIYGTSKDDFAHANLIGLVDKNNQLRGLYDAGDTENVTPEFLARTVKKLARE, encoded by the coding sequence GTGCAGACCTTGAAACGTTACAAATGGACCTGGCTGCTGCTGCTGCTTGCAGTGATTATGGCGGTCTATCTGGCAGTCAAATCGTTTGAATTCGGAGGTGAGAAGCTGCCGGTTATCGGTCAGGTACAGGACTTCTCCCTGGAGAATGTGGACGGGAAGCAGATCAGTCTGGCGGATACGGCGGGCACAGCAAGGCTGGTCTATTTCTTCTTCACGGTCTGTCCCGATGTGTGTCCGATTACCACCTATATGCTGTCAGAGACGCAGGATATACTGGTTAAAGACGGCAGCTTCGGCAAAGACGTTGAATTCGTCTCGATATCTTTCGATCCGAAGAATGATACAAGGGAAGCGATCAAGGCCTTCGCCGACAAGTTCCATGCCGATTACAGCGGCTGGTACTTCCTGCGGGGGGATCAGGAGCAGGTGCGCAAGCTGGCAGCGGAGTCCTTCAAGGTGCTGATCTACGGCACGAGCAAGGATGACTTCGCCCACGCGAACCTCATTGGTCTGGTGGACAAGAACAACCAGCTCCGGGGATTGTACGATGCCGGGGATACGGAGAATGTAACACCTGAGTTCCTGGCGAGAACGGTGAAGAAGCTGGCCCGTGAAT